Proteins encoded together in one Chryseobacterium taklimakanense window:
- the rny gene encoding ribonuclease Y — protein MTTTAIIIGIVGIVLGAVLGYLFSKSSLNSKAKFILDDAQKNADNLIEKATVQAESIKKEKQLQAKEKFLELKSQHDADIQSREKKMQEAEKRIKDKEHKLNDELSKTGKLEKDLDRQIADYAKKSEILDRKQSELDIITAQKVEILEKISGFSAEEAKAELVEAMKAEAKSRAQAHVQGIMEEAQMNAKNEARKIVIQTIQRIGTEQAIENSVSVFNIESDEIKGRIIGREGRNIRALEAATGVEIIVDDTPEAILLSCFDPVRREIARLSLHRLVTDGRIHPARIEEVVEKTRKQIEEEIIEVGKRTIIDLGIHGLHPELVKIVGRMKYRSSYGQNLLQHSREVANIAATMAAELGLNVKLAKRAGLLHDIGKVPEQESELPHALLGMQWAEKYGENPEVVNAIGAHHDEVEMTSLLSPIIQVADGISGARPGARRQVLESYIQRLKDLEAAALSFDGVSSAYAIQAGRELRVMVESGKVSDEQSAQLSYDISEKIQNELTYPGQVKVTVIRETRAVNIAR, from the coding sequence ATGACAACAACCGCAATAATCATTGGCATTGTCGGTATAGTTTTAGGAGCGGTCTTAGGATATTTGTTTTCTAAAAGCTCTCTGAATTCAAAGGCAAAATTCATCCTTGATGACGCACAGAAAAACGCCGACAACCTGATAGAAAAAGCCACCGTTCAGGCAGAATCCATTAAAAAAGAAAAGCAGCTGCAGGCAAAAGAAAAATTCCTTGAACTGAAGTCGCAGCATGATGCTGATATTCAGTCCAGAGAAAAGAAGATGCAGGAAGCTGAAAAACGCATTAAGGACAAAGAACACAAACTGAACGACGAACTAAGCAAAACCGGCAAGCTTGAGAAGGATCTCGACAGACAGATTGCAGATTACGCAAAAAAGAGCGAAATTCTGGACAGAAAACAATCGGAACTCGATATAATTACGGCGCAAAAAGTAGAAATTCTGGAGAAGATTTCTGGCTTCTCCGCTGAGGAGGCAAAGGCTGAACTGGTAGAGGCGATGAAAGCTGAAGCCAAATCCAGAGCTCAGGCTCACGTACAGGGCATCATGGAAGAGGCGCAGATGAACGCTAAAAATGAGGCAAGAAAAATCGTAATCCAGACGATCCAGAGAATCGGTACGGAACAGGCGATTGAAAATTCAGTTTCAGTTTTCAATATCGAGTCTGACGAAATTAAGGGTAGAATTATCGGCAGGGAAGGTAGAAATATCCGTGCTTTGGAAGCAGCAACCGGTGTAGAAATTATCGTGGACGATACTCCGGAAGCCATTTTATTGTCATGTTTTGATCCTGTAAGAAGAGAAATCGCAAGACTATCCCTTCACAGGCTTGTAACGGACGGCAGAATTCACCCTGCAAGAATTGAGGAAGTGGTGGAGAAGACAAGAAAGCAGATTGAAGAAGAAATCATCGAAGTTGGTAAGAGAACCATCATTGACCTGGGAATCCACGGGCTGCATCCTGAACTTGTAAAGATTGTTGGTAGAATGAAGTACCGCTCCTCTTACGGGCAAAACCTGCTGCAGCACTCGCGCGAAGTTGCAAATATCGCAGCAACTATGGCAGCAGAATTAGGGTTAAATGTAAAACTAGCCAAAAGAGCAGGCTTACTTCACGATATCGGTAAAGTTCCGGAGCAGGAATCTGAACTTCCGCACGCACTTCTTGGTATGCAGTGGGCAGAAAAATATGGGGAGAATCCTGAAGTTGTAAATGCGATTGGTGCACACCATGACGAGGTTGAAATGACTTCACTTCTTTCGCCAATCATCCAGGTTGCCGACGGTATTTCCGGAGCAAGGCCGGGAGCAAGACGCCAGGTTCTGGAATCCTATATTCAGCGTCTGAAAGACCTTGAAGCCGCAGCGCTAAGTTTTGATGGCGTTTCCAGCGCTTACGCCATTCAGGCCGGCCGTGAACTGCGTGTTATGGTAGAAAGCGGAAAAGTAAGCGACGAGCAAAGCGCGCAACTTTCTTATGATATTTCGGAGAAAATACAGAATGAACTGACTTACCCGGGACAGGTTAAAGTAACCGTTATCCGGGAAACCAGAGCGGTGAATATCGCGAGATAA